The Tenebrio molitor chromosome 3, icTenMoli1.1, whole genome shotgun sequence genome contains a region encoding:
- the Traf4 gene encoding TNF receptor-associated factor 4 isoform X6: MWTTLTASRNGSREPEQIYPDPESEKAIMSSVVYCIHHKEGCKWSDELRKLKAHLNSCKHDAIPCTGKCGAQIPRVIMEEHLKTTCPQRRARCQFCNKEFSGHVFENHVGNCGYEPLYCENKCGVKVPRRHLSQHKVSECSKRLLPCRFCSKEFVADTLSAHHLKCGRVPVACPNRCDINVLAKEDLETHLKEECTVSVLSCTYKDAGCRFKGPRYLMEKHLEENSQQHLALVCTVVTKQQHQIASLKSALSRLSLNYSGTLIWKISDFSDKMNEAKNKEGMELVSPPFYTSQYGYKLQASLFPNGNGAGEDSHISVYIKILPGEYDALLRWPFAHSVSFTLFDQSSCPEKACNIVESFIPDPTWKNFQRPSKEPDSLGFGFPKFVSHEMLKKRHFMKDDTMFIRVKVDPSKIVAV; encoded by the exons ATGTGGACTACCTTAACTGCGAGTAGAAATGGTAGCAGAGAACCAGAACAA ATATATCCTGACCCGGAGTCCGAGAAGGCTATTATGAGCTCCGTCGTTTATTGCATTCATCACAAAGAAGGATGCAAATGGTCGGACGAGCTTAGGAAATTAAAG GCCCACTTGAACTCATGCAAACACGACGCCATCCCTTGCACCGGCAAGTGCGGCGCCCAAATCCCCCGAGTCATCATGGAGGAGCACCTGAAGACCACTTGCCCCCAGAGGAGAGCGAGATGTCAATTTTGCAACAAAGAATTCAGCGGCCACGTATTCGAG AACCACGTGGGCAACTGCGGTTACGAGCCCCTATACTGCGAGAACAAGTGCGGCGTCAAAGTGCCCAGGAGACACTTGAGCCAACACAAAGTGAGCGAGTGTTCGAAACGCCTCCTTCCGTGCAGATTTTGCTCGAAAGAATTCGTCGCCGACACACTTTCGGCTCACCACTTGAAATGTGGGAGGGTGCCGGTGGCGTGTCCGAACAGATGCGACATCAACGTCCTCGCCAAGGAGGATCTAGAAACACACCTGAAAGAAGAATGTACCGTTTCTGTTCTCAGCTGCACGTACAAGGATGCCGGCTGTAGGTTCAAG GGACCGAGATATTTGATGGAGAAGCACTTGGAGGAGAACAGCCAGCAGCATCTCGCATTGGTGTGCACGGTCGTCACCAAGCAACAGCACCAGATCGCGTCGCTCAAAAGCGCTCTTTCCAGATTATCCCTGAACTATTCAGGGACGCTAATTTGGAAGATCAGCGACTTTTCAGACAAGATGAACGAGGCCAAGAACAAAGAGGGCATGGAGCTGGTGTCGCCGCCCTTCTACACTAGTCAGTACGGATACAAACTTCAG GCTTCGCTTTTTCCCAACGGAAACGGCGCCGGAGAAGACTCTCATATTTCTGTCTATATAAAGATTTTGCCCGGAGAATACGACGCCCTCCTGCGGTGGCCCTTCGCCCATTCTGTCTCTTTCACCTTATTTGATCAATCCTCCTGTCCCGAAAAAGCGTGCAATATTGTGGAAAGTTTCATCCCGGATCCCACCTGGAAGAATTTCCAGAGGCCCAGTAAAGAACCGGACTCGCTGGGGTTCGGCTTTCCGAAATTCGTCTCGCACGAGATGTTGAAGAAACGACACTTCATGAAAGACGATACTATGTTCATTAGGGTTAAGGTGGATCCTAGTAAAATTGTCGCCGTGTGA